The nucleotide window ATCCTCTAGCCCCTTGTTATAAAAAGCTGGGCCTAATTTCTTAATCAAAAAATCTAACAAGAACTCAGCATCAAATTGACCGAGTTCTACCTCCAGTTCTTGTTCAAAATAATCTTGAAGCTCGGCCACAATCGCCGTCCTTTTCTTTGAATCAAACATAGTGAAATCTCATTTTTTGTTACAAATATGAATGCCAGTTTGTTCGATAACGTAATGATTTCCAACCTAAATGATCAATTTTTATACTGCGCCACAGAACTTAGGTTTAGCAGACGTCTCATTTTCAAACATTATTCAAAGTCCTAGTTTCATTTCTGATACTCATAAACTAAACTATCTTCGAACTTACGGAGGACTCATGGATTACGGCTATCAAGAGCGTATCATCGCGCTACTCAAGGCGAACAAAATTACCAACAACGAACTAGCTGAAGCTATCGGCAAAGGAAAAGCCACCATTGGGCGATATCTAACGAAAGGCCCAACACGTACTTACCCATCCATCGAAGACTTATCGTTAATCGCCTCCTATTTTAACGTTCAAGCTCACTGGCTCTGCTTTGGTGTTGGCGACCAGCATACGGACCCTAACGAACTAACAAAAGCAGCCAACACCAGTGCCGTAACCGTGTCTGTCTATAGTCGCACCGAGGTGAGTAAACTTCTGGAAACAGGCGAAGCGCCAAGCAAAGGCTCAATTCCGGTACCACCAGAGTACAAAGATTGCTTCGGCGTATTGTATCCAGTGGGCGGCAGTGTCTCTTACAAGTGGGACTGTGTCGCTTTGGTCAATCGTGAGCTAGAGTGGATCAATGACGACATTGTCTTAGCTCGACTGCCTGGCAATCCTCACCCCGATTTTTTTACTTTGGTTAAAGTTGGTACCACTATTCACGTTTGGTATGGTGACGACACATCTAAAAATGCCATTCATCAAGTTCAAGATGACGAGATCGAAATTTTAGGTGTCGTTCGTTGGGGCACTTGGGAAAAGCGTATTTAAAGAGCAAGGGCGACCGTAACTAAAATTAGGCGTCTATGCAGAGACAAGGAAAGAGTCATGCTTCTCGACACAGTAGTTCAGAGTTTTCGACGGTTTCAGACCGATTGTCAGGCACTGTGCTTACAACACTACCCTGCTGTACATAATGGCGGTCTTACCAGCCGTCACCTTTCTGCAGCGTTTTCTCGAAGACTGAAATCCGATTTCGAGCAGCATGCGCTCGATGTGAGCATTGCTGCTTTAGATGATGAGAACAATAGCCAGCTACGTGGTGCGTATCGAGTAACAACGTCATACGGTACGGTTTGGGTACTGGCCTATCACTTTGTCAATGGCAATCAAACCAGTCGAGAGCATGTGTTTTCCTTGGTACAAGAATGGATGGCTGAGTATCAATATGCCGTCCAAAAACGTGATCTTTTGGTTGTACTTGCGGACCATTGGTTGAGCCGCTGCCATCAAAGCCGTGCACTTATAAATTGGTGGAGCGACACACTACCTGATGACGATACCCTCTACCTCAAACAGGGCGTCAAATTGCTCGGGTCAGACACATCGATGAGCCAGGAGTTGTCACAGCGCTGTCAGCTGTATCCCAGTTATGTGACCTTTCTTCACCCTTTAACCAAACCCTGCTCTGGCGATCGCGTTTTGAAATATGTCCAGCTTTACGCGGTCTCCGCTTTGTAACCACCTTCACGACACTTGTCATTAAAGCTTCATCAAGGTTTTTCATAGTAGCTATATCCCATGAGATATAGCCAAAATAGTGAAAAGTTTAAAACGCTACCAATATGAAAAATACGCGGTGCTATGCAACCTAGCCTATCCGAGAGTATTCAAACAAACACGGTATGGTTTTGACCCCAACGGTCAACGCATCGTCGCCAATCGTTATGGCAAGACCGTTATTCGGGTGTTATGGAGCAAAGATAAGGAAGAGGCGGTGATCGTAATTAAAGGTTCACACAGCCTTACCGACTGGCTGCTAACTTTCGCTATGTGGCAACGTAGCTGTAAACACTTTGGTTTGAGCTATCGCATCCACGCTGGCTTCCACTATATTCTCAATCAGGAAAGTCAGCCTATCCATAAAAAGGACCGACTGGGGATCAGCTTGTTTCAACGCACAGTAGAGATTGCGTCTGAATTGATAGAGAGTGGCAAACGAGTCACGATCACCGGACACTCCTCTGGGGGAGCAATTGGTTGCGTTATTGCCGATGCATTGGAGAAGAAGTATCCCAAGTCAATCAAACGTATTGTGACGTTTGGACAGCCCGCCATTGGCAATCATCAGTTTAAACGACGCTTCAAACTGGCCCATAAAACCTATCGTATCTGCTGTGATTTGGACATTGTAACCTTCTTACCCCCGCTGCCGTTACTATACTGGCATGTTGGTAAGGTATTGTGGCTCTACAACGGACGTATTTATGAAAACACCCCCACTCTTGTTCGCTTAGGGCGTTCACTGGTGTCATGGGTCATTCGCCCTTTCTCTTATCACCTAATGAGCAAATACATTCGCAACAAAGACTTCTTTGATGACCGTTAAAATGAGAGCCAGCTCAAAAATTAGGTATAAAGCCTATAGCGACTTAGTAAACCATCAATTACTAATATTTCCTAAACTTATATGACCCAACTCACTCATCGCATTGATAAAAAGTGTAACCATCTAATTTATCATTATTTTTGCCACAATTTTAACCAATAATCTGTACACATTATGGACACAACCCAATCACGGCCACACAATAAGTGACCCTCGTCTCACTTTGTATTCACTGGGCCGATTTGACTTGTTCAGTATCCATGACAAGATATCGATACATTACAAACTCTTTGTTAGACCATGCTCCTTACCGAAAAACACCAATTCAATCAATGCATCCGGACTGATGACTCTGGTTGTTGTATCGCCCAATACAAAGATCTGACCTTGAGAAGTGTGTTTCAACCCATTTTTAACGCCAATAATGCGATTATCGGTATGGAAGCCTTGGTTAGATTGGTCGATCTTAATGGCGATCCCATTCCACCCAACCTCTATTTCCAAAACGATCAAATTACACTCGCCGACCAGCTCAACGTTGACAGATTAAGTCGTGCAATTCATCTTCGTAACTTCAGCATGTCTCAGTACCGCGAGCGCCTGATCTTCCTTAACTTTTTGCCTATTTCCAGTGAGCGTCTTGCGGCTGAAGGGATACGCTCATCTTTGCTTATGTCGCGGCTTAAAGCTTTGCAACTTGATTGTCGTCGGGTGGTGGTCGAGCTGGTTGAGCTTACGGCGTTTAGTCCAAAGTCATTGGCTTCTGCGGCCAAACATCTGACCGGTGAGGAGTTTTTAATCGCTATTGATGACTTCGGGTGCAAAGAGTCTAGTCCAGAGCGCGTTGCTCAGGTTCAACCAAATATCCTCAAGCTTGATCGCCAATTGCTTATCGATTACATGGATGGGACGACTCAACCACTGATTAATGGCATTGCAGTAGCGAATGAATGCAATGCCAAAACCGTGATCGAAGGTGTGGAGACCGCAGAACAACTCGCGGCTATGAAAGCGCTTGATATCGATTTTTTCCAAGGGTATCACCTTGCAATGCCACAAACACTCTACCCTAGACTCAAATTGGTCAGTTAGAATCGTTTACCTAACATAAAAGTAAAACCTTCACGGGTTTTTCCACTTTGGGCCATAAAAGAAGCCTCCCAGTTATCGGTAAATTCTTTTTGCATACCCACCATAGTCGACCATCGGCTTGAGGTTTGTTTGGCACTAAAACGAATGTCCCCAAGCTGGCCTTTGAGCTGACGCTGATAGTCTTGATATTGACCACCCACCACTATGCGCCAACCGCTATCGCCAATATTGAGTCCAACCAACGGCGTAACAACCAGCGCATCTAAGCTCACTCCAACGCCCGAGACCGATGTAGAGACATATTGTGCATCAATGGTTGTGAAAAACTGCTTATGCCCATAAGCCAGCGTCGTACCAACGGCAGTAATGGTTGAAGATGTCGCCATACCATTGACTTCAAGACGGGCGAGATTTCCATTTTTAAAGTCATTCACACCAATTGAAATATCGGAAGACGTCACCGCTTTACCAATCATGGCATTGAATCCCCAAAACGGTAATACCCAAACGTCACCACGCAATGCGACGATACTCGTGGTATTGGTGGTTTTACTCCCGCCATCTGGGAGGATGTCATCAACAGGTTCACCATCAATTTTGAAATCACCGAGCTGCATCAAGTCTTCTTGTTGGTGGGTAAACAGTGACAAACCAACTGGCTTTGGGAGCCTAATTCCCATATCTCGTACTCGATCGCCAAAAAACGGTAACGTACGACCATAGTCTTCGTCATTCACGCCTGTAGCATCATTCGACACTGAAGAAGAGGCGTTGCTTACGAACGACATCAAAATAAACAAAGGAATAAGTGCTCGTTTCATGAGTATGAGTTTCAAATTGGAACAGGGAGCGGGATAGTATCAAGGAGCATCAGACAAAAATAATTCCGATTTTATATACTCCATCCCTCTAAAATCACCCTATCCAATATCACCTTCTCACATCTGAAAGTCGGTTGTTATGCGCTAGTAGGCTCACGTTTTCATCACCCATCCTATTTACCCTGCACAGAGCTTGCCACGTCAGTAACGCGCATGGTCAATACAGCAAATGTCATGACCCAAGTTAGCATCTTGCTGTTTCTCGTCTTAAACTTGTGAGTATTCAACCATTAATCGTTGAGACATTATGGAGAATCAACATTCAAGTAGTCACACTATTACGCTAATGACCTGGCTAGGTTATCTCGGTCTTATCCCTTTTGGGCTGTGTATTGCTACTTTTACTGCCGAGGCTAATTTCCTTGGCGCCAATACCAGAGTGATCTTTTTGGCCTACAGCGCCGTGATATTAAGCTTTCTATGTGGGATCTTATGGTCGCATGCGCTAGCTCACGCCACACATAGACTTTCCTTCCCAATTCTTGTCCTAAGCAACTTAATTTGTTTGATCGCTTGGTTGGTGATTATCATTACGCCTGAGCAGTTTCGTTTAGGTGTGTTAGTCGCGCTAGCGGGTTATGTCTGCGTGTGGTTGGTTGAGAAGATCAAACTCAATGCGTTAGGCAATGAGTTTCCCGAGGCTTATCAACGCCTACGAAGTCACTTAACCATTGGTGTAGCGGTCGCGCATATTGTTGCTTTCGCTGGGGCTCAATAACGTTTTAATTAGCTTGACCCGCTTTGCGGCGCGCCCGATTGGAACAACCTGGTTTCGGTTTTGGCGGGACAGTACGTTTCTCATGTAGAAGATGACGTATAGATAAAATAGGATGCGGCAGCAACATTCTCGGCCCGGAATAACGCATCACGGCTTTCATTTGCTGTTTTTGTTCCGGTTTGTAGCAATGGATCGGACATTTATTACACGTTGGTTTGCTTTCACCATAGGGGCAGCGATCGAGTTTTGTTTCCGCATAACTGAGCAGCGCTTGGCACTGTTCACAAAGGCTATGCGAACCATGCTGCTGCTTACAATAAATTTCCATCATCGCCTTAACGGTTTTGAACTCCGTTTCAAGCGCGCCTATTAAGATATCACTGGCTTTTTTCATATGTGCCCCTCTTTAGCGCGCACCAAGCAGAAACGGAGTTTCTATCGGTACAAACTCGTCGGCAGCGTCTATTAAATGGTTTGCGGTAAGTTCCGCCACCCCAATAACAGTGACGCGCGTACCAAAGCGCTGCTGAATACGATCGACGAGAATTTCAAAGTCTCCATCACCAGATAGCAGAATGACGTTGTCGACATCTTTGGCCATTTCAAAGACATCAAGCGCAATGCCGACATCCCAATCCCCTTTAGCACTGCCATCAGAACGCTGGATAAAAGGTTTTAATTGCACATCAAAGCCAATTCCACGCAAGATATGATGAAACTGCCTTTGTTTTGGATCATGGGACGCAATGGCATACGCTCTAGCGCTGTCGATATTGAATTGAGCACTCGCCCAAGCCCAAAACGCATTGTAATCAAAGCGCGCACCAAACGCCTGCCTAGTGGTGTAATAGACGTTTTGTACGTCTACGAAAATAGCTGCTGAGTTCATAATCGTGATTGTCATTTTATGTTGTTGGCAGTGTAACAAAATTATTGTCCGCAAGTGGAACTAAGTGAGACGAATCTCAGTAGCTAAACTTAACGTATAACCTTTTGGTTGTATGCTTGGAGGCAATTATGAAAGGCATAGGTATTGTTGCCCTTGCGGCACTGTTCAGCGCGACCGCGTGCGGCTACCCTGAGTACGCGAAAGAGCGACATGGAAATGATTATCTCAGCAAAGAACACCCTGGCGGGCATCCACATGGCTCAGACTTTCACGATGGCGACTACTCTCTAAGTTTGTCACATCGTAGCTTGATGTTTTTTGCACCGAGCAAGGATGTACACGTAGACGAGTTTCTATTAGGGACATTGATCAACGAATGTGCGCTAGATGAGCGTGATGTCGTTACTATGGTCATAACCAAAGACGGTTACTCATCACCAAGCTGGGTGAAGGATACTTTTAACTACAACCAACTGCTTGAGATGTACAACATTCGTGAAGGTGATCATGCTGCGATTTTGATCGGCAAAGATGGAACAGAAAAACTGCGCTGGGGGGCGACGACTAACTGGCATCAAGTCAAAAAAGCCATCGATGAGATGCCAATGCGGCAAGCAGAAATGACTCGAGCAGCCAGTCGCTGCTCGATATAAACCCAATTATTGACTTTCTTTTTGCGCAAGATGGCTACTGACTAGACTCGCAACCATGATAGCTAAATAGAAACTGCCGGTGATTGACTCCAAGAATACAAAGAAACGCGGAATCGCAAGCGCTGGTGAGATATCCCCATAGCCAACGGTGGTCAAGGTCACGAAGCTGAAGTAAATAACATCAAACAAGTTATCTAGCCATGGCTTAGCCTCCAATCCGTTGAACGGCGCAGTGAACAGCTCTAATTGGATCAAGTAAATAAAAGAAAACGACAACCCAAAAAGTAAGTAGACGCAAATCGAGCCAACAATCTGATTTAACGTGACCTGTTTCGGCATAATGACTTGTTTTAGTGCTGAAAAGGTCTGTGCCAACACAAAAAACAGCAACGAAAACAGTGTGACTAGGGACAAGTCATAATCTTCGAACAGAGAGAACACCCCAGACGTCACGGCCACCGTGATCATCACCGCGTACCAAGATCGGTAAAACGTCTGTTTTCTATGTACCCCCACTATCGACGTACTCATACACAAGATAATTAGCGCCAGCACATAATCTTGAGCGTCATCTTTAAACTGATGCACGACAGCGCTGACAAAAAACAGCACCAACAGTGACCCCAGTAGAAAGAAAAAATTATCGTCTTTACTCATCAATTTCATAGAATGTCTATCTCCTTGATGCTAGAGCATTTCCTTCGCGATTAGATGTAACAGGTAGGTTTCTCGCTCGATACTCATACCCTTTTTATCACTTTCTGCGATGGTTTTTTCATTAAAAGCAATCGCTTCATGAATGTTAACCCACACCGGCTTCATGCCGTTTTTTACCTCGTAATCTTCATACGCGGTCTCACCTAGCTCCCGGTCCACCTTACAAGAATAGCAATATGAGATCATGTGCATCACATCTGCGTCGTCTTTGTACCAAGGTCTAAATTCTTCGTAGATTCCGAATGGTTTAATCGCATGGATGTTTTTGGCGCCCGTCTCTTCTTCTAATTCACGAACCATACCAGCGATGACGTCTTCACCCTCATCAAGACCACCTCCAGGGAGGGAGTAATCATGATAACGCTCCGTATACAGAAGAAGAATGTCTTCGCCATCAATGACAATAGATCGAGTGGCATTTCGTTTTACAATCGTTTTGTCATCTAAGTGGGCAATGTCCGGGTGAATGGCCGTGGTAAGTTGTCTCATTATTGTGCTCTGACTTAGTCGAATTTTCGTGAAGTTTACCACAAAAATATCAAGTTACAGTTCTCTTGTAATTCTTGTCAAATCGTGATGAGACAAGCATTTATCGGAATGTTATCATCTCCAGCTTGCCTAAAGGGATGTTAGGCAACTAACATCATAAATTCAAAACTATCCCTTTTACTATGAAATCAACCATACTTTTCTTTGCTGCCATTTTATCTTCAAGCCATTATGCGCTCGCAGATTCCACCAATACCACGCTTACCGAAGCGGACTTGCTCGAACAAGCGATGCGCGACGACCAGATCAGCACCGACGAACAATTGAATGCACCCTACAGTGAGTCGATGAACGCACTGGGTTATCGCTCTATCTCGACGAACAGTAGCTTTGAGGAGCTAAGGCAAGACGACAGCATTGAG belongs to Vibrio sp. 10N and includes:
- a CDS encoding DUF2164 domain-containing protein, producing the protein MFDSKKRTAIVAELQDYFEQELEVELGQFDAEFLLDFLIKKLGPAFYNKGLEDAKGVLDRRVADIADELYEIEMADDV
- a CDS encoding DUF3429 domain-containing protein, with translation MENQHSSSHTITLMTWLGYLGLIPFGLCIATFTAEANFLGANTRVIFLAYSAVILSFLCGILWSHALAHATHRLSFPILVLSNLICLIAWLVIIITPEQFRLGVLVALAGYVCVWLVEKIKLNALGNEFPEAYQRLRSHLTIGVAVAHIVAFAGAQ
- a CDS encoding LabA-like NYN domain-containing protein → MNSAAIFVDVQNVYYTTRQAFGARFDYNAFWAWASAQFNIDSARAYAIASHDPKQRQFHHILRGIGFDVQLKPFIQRSDGSAKGDWDVGIALDVFEMAKDVDNVILLSGDGDFEILVDRIQQRFGTRVTVIGVAELTANHLIDAADEFVPIETPFLLGAR
- a CDS encoding lipase family protein; protein product: MKSLKRYQYEKYAVLCNLAYPRVFKQTRYGFDPNGQRIVANRYGKTVIRVLWSKDKEEAVIVIKGSHSLTDWLLTFAMWQRSCKHFGLSYRIHAGFHYILNQESQPIHKKDRLGISLFQRTVEIASELIESGKRVTITGHSSGGAIGCVIADALEKKYPKSIKRIVTFGQPAIGNHQFKRRFKLAHKTYRICCDLDIVTFLPPLPLLYWHVGKVLWLYNGRIYENTPTLVRLGRSLVSWVIRPFSYHLMSKYIRNKDFFDDR
- a CDS encoding helix-turn-helix domain-containing protein; this encodes MDYGYQERIIALLKANKITNNELAEAIGKGKATIGRYLTKGPTRTYPSIEDLSLIASYFNVQAHWLCFGVGDQHTDPNELTKAANTSAVTVSVYSRTEVSKLLETGEAPSKGSIPVPPEYKDCFGVLYPVGGSVSYKWDCVALVNRELEWINDDIVLARLPGNPHPDFFTLVKVGTTIHVWYGDDTSKNAIHQVQDDEIEILGVVRWGTWEKRI
- a CDS encoding NUDIX hydrolase codes for the protein MRQLTTAIHPDIAHLDDKTIVKRNATRSIVIDGEDILLLYTERYHDYSLPGGGLDEGEDVIAGMVRELEEETGAKNIHAIKPFGIYEEFRPWYKDDADVMHMISYCYSCKVDRELGETAYEDYEVKNGMKPVWVNIHEAIAFNEKTIAESDKKGMSIERETYLLHLIAKEML
- a CDS encoding EAL domain-containing protein, which produces MFQPIFNANNAIIGMEALVRLVDLNGDPIPPNLYFQNDQITLADQLNVDRLSRAIHLRNFSMSQYRERLIFLNFLPISSERLAAEGIRSSLLMSRLKALQLDCRRVVVELVELTAFSPKSLASAAKHLTGEEFLIAIDDFGCKESSPERVAQVQPNILKLDRQLLIDYMDGTTQPLINGIAVANECNAKTVIEGVETAEQLAAMKALDIDFFQGYHLAMPQTLYPRLKLVS
- a CDS encoding nitrous oxide-stimulated promoter family protein; its protein translation is MKKASDILIGALETEFKTVKAMMEIYCKQQHGSHSLCEQCQALLSYAETKLDRCPYGESKPTCNKCPIHCYKPEQKQQMKAVMRYSGPRMLLPHPILSIRHLLHEKRTVPPKPKPGCSNRARRKAGQAN
- a CDS encoding potassium channel family protein, with translation MKLMSKDDNFFFLLGSLLVLFFVSAVVHQFKDDAQDYVLALIILCMSTSIVGVHRKQTFYRSWYAVMITVAVTSGVFSLFEDYDLSLVTLFSLLFFVLAQTFSALKQVIMPKQVTLNQIVGSICVYLLFGLSFSFIYLIQLELFTAPFNGLEAKPWLDNLFDVIYFSFVTLTTVGYGDISPALAIPRFFVFLESITGSFYLAIMVASLVSSHLAQKESQ
- a CDS encoding DUF4174 domain-containing protein produces the protein MKGIGIVALAALFSATACGYPEYAKERHGNDYLSKEHPGGHPHGSDFHDGDYSLSLSHRSLMFFAPSKDVHVDEFLLGTLINECALDERDVVTMVITKDGYSSPSWVKDTFNYNQLLEMYNIREGDHAAILIGKDGTEKLRWGATTNWHQVKKAIDEMPMRQAEMTRAASRCSI